A window of the Candidatus Brocadiaceae bacterium genome harbors these coding sequences:
- a CDS encoding orotidine 5'-phosphate decarboxylase, giving the protein MSDIHGVIFQVALDFVDMQRAVKVAEEAMAGGADWLEIGTPLIKSEGMDAVRHFRKLFPTVTLVADMKTMDAGRMEVEMAAKAGANIASVMGDAPRSTIRECIRAGKNYGIKICVDFLDTDKAKDCIADIEEWGADYLGIHTAIDDQMQGETPFIELQSICGVSKIPVVVAGGINSENVMDAASAGVSVIIVGGYISKSKDAKAAVEDLKCAVKEKRRIPASHFKRAVQGKKIREALEKLSAANISDGCHRSRGIADLYPVLRDFKLIGNAVTVRTCPGDWAKPVEAIDIAQEGDIIVIDAGGVGPAVWGELATQSALQKKIGGAVVFGAIRDVAEIRKLEFPVFTKMVMPNAGEPKGLGEINVPIHISGIHINPGDWVIGDDDGCMVLPFSDADISVNYGMDCLERENRLRQEILSEKSSLGKVANLLKWEKKFQ; this is encoded by the coding sequence ATGAGTGACATTCATGGTGTGATATTCCAGGTGGCCCTTGATTTTGTCGATATGCAAAGAGCGGTAAAAGTTGCAGAAGAAGCAATGGCGGGGGGGGCAGATTGGCTTGAAATAGGCACTCCCCTTATTAAGAGCGAGGGGATGGATGCCGTTCGTCATTTTAGGAAATTATTTCCGACCGTGACATTGGTCGCTGACATGAAGACAATGGATGCGGGTCGTATGGAAGTGGAGATGGCGGCCAAAGCGGGTGCGAATATTGCCAGTGTGATGGGAGATGCTCCGCGATCGACTATAAGAGAATGTATCCGGGCTGGAAAAAATTATGGTATAAAAATATGCGTGGATTTTCTTGATACTGATAAAGCGAAAGACTGTATTGCCGATATAGAAGAGTGGGGAGCAGATTATCTTGGAATTCACACTGCCATAGATGATCAGATGCAAGGGGAAACTCCTTTTATTGAGCTTCAAAGCATATGTGGGGTTTCCAAAATACCTGTTGTCGTGGCTGGTGGCATAAATTCTGAAAATGTGATGGATGCGGCAAGTGCCGGAGTAAGTGTTATTATTGTTGGTGGGTATATCAGTAAGTCTAAAGATGCAAAAGCTGCGGTAGAGGACCTTAAATGTGCAGTAAAAGAAAAACGGAGGATTCCTGCTTCCCATTTTAAGAGGGCTGTACAGGGGAAGAAGATCAGGGAAGCGCTTGAGAAACTTTCTGCCGCAAATATTTCAGATGGTTGCCATCGATCAAGAGGAATTGCTGACCTGTATCCGGTGCTTCGAGATTTTAAATTGATCGGGAACGCTGTAACGGTTCGCACGTGCCCGGGTGATTGGGCTAAGCCGGTTGAGGCGATAGATATTGCTCAGGAGGGTGATATAATTGTGATTGATGCGGGGGGCGTAGGACCTGCGGTCTGGGGGGAACTGGCTACCCAGAGCGCATTACAGAAGAAAATTGGAGGCGCCGTTGTTTTTGGAGCGATTCGGGATGTTGCTGAGATTAGAAAACTGGAATTTCCGGTATTTACAAAAATGGTAATGCCCAATGCTGGTGAACCAAAAGGGCTGGGAGAGATTAATGTGCCGATACATATTTCGGGAATCCATATAAATCCTGGAGACTGGGTTATTGGGGATGACGACGGATGTATGGTGCTGCCTTTTTCGGATGCTGATATCAGTGTGAACTATGGTATGGATTGTTTGGAAAGAGAGAACAGGTTGCGTCAGGAAATATTATCTGAAAAAAGTTCTTTAGGAAAGGTAGCAAATCTGTTAAAATGGGAAAAGAAGTTTCAGTGA
- the queD gene encoding 6-carboxytetrahydropterin synthase QueD, with protein sequence MFELVIETDFSAAHNLREYEGQCENLHGHNWKVLVILRSGSLDKSGMVMDFRDAKARIGEIMKRFDHTYLNELSEFKVLNPTTENLSKTIYQELKTSLPAGVKVDRVTTWESERCGATFFE encoded by the coding sequence GTGTTTGAGTTAGTTATCGAAACGGATTTTTCTGCCGCACATAATTTGCGCGAATATGAAGGGCAATGTGAAAATCTTCACGGACATAATTGGAAGGTTCTCGTCATTCTAAGATCTGGGAGTCTGGATAAATCGGGTATGGTTATGGACTTCAGAGATGCAAAGGCAAGGATTGGCGAAATCATGAAGAGATTTGACCATACCTATTTAAACGAACTTTCAGAGTTTAAAGTTTTAAATCCAACGACAGAAAACCTTTCTAAGACAATTTATCAAGAATTAAAGACTTCCCTGCCGGCAGGTGTGAAAGTGGATAGGGTTACAACGTGGGAATCTGAACGTTGCGGAGCCACATTTTTTGAGTAG
- the mutL gene encoding DNA mismatch repair endonuclease MutL: MSQIKLLPASVINKIAAGELIDRPAAVVKELVENAIDAKTSRVDIYLEDGGKRLIRVTDDGIGMDLDDLAIAFLSHATSKLHDVDDLFAIQTLGFRGEALPSIGAVSHAGIISRRNGSLSGAEIRIDGGTLGNIKECGAPEGTQVEVKELFFNTPVRKKFMKSVSTEMAYISDIVTKFSLCYPALHFNLIHNTRTVFNLPPVQDVAERIVAFYGDEMRKHLIPVFLRDENITIEGYIMPPFYDKSNARMQFTFLNGRFIKDSAIFRATTDAYHGKLTHRRYPVVFLFLKIEPSEVDVNVHPTKIEVRFRNTSAIYNYVLTALKEGLSKSTTKPISVESFVPKNEEDAKRKSGSEYIQKSLWEPYSICRQEASKDRGIAWTKRDAGEEEKRYILEEMGEKRKKYFQMHNAFIVEELEHGFNIIDQHALHEIILYHEIERNMHTSKTLRQRLLIPELIELSPKDYFNVLSLREYLGVLGIEIEEFGKHTLTIRSFPQILKHVDGKGFIENLLAELHDEDYQKDKDRIYHKLINVMACRGAVKAGQRLEYREVEELLEKKKNINADTRNCPHGRPTTLYFSLDDLLRQFKRK, from the coding sequence ATGTCACAAATTAAGCTTTTACCCGCGTCTGTAATAAATAAAATTGCGGCTGGAGAGTTGATTGATCGTCCTGCAGCCGTAGTAAAAGAGTTGGTTGAAAATGCTATAGATGCTAAAACATCCAGGGTAGACATTTATCTGGAAGATGGGGGGAAGAGATTAATACGGGTAACGGATGATGGCATAGGTATGGATTTAGATGATTTGGCGATTGCATTTCTCAGTCATGCAACCAGTAAGCTTCATGATGTTGACGATTTATTTGCGATTCAAACATTAGGATTTCGCGGAGAGGCTTTGCCAAGCATTGGAGCTGTTTCTCATGCCGGCATCATCTCCAGACGAAACGGGTCATTAAGCGGGGCGGAGATAAGGATTGATGGAGGAACTCTCGGGAATATCAAAGAATGTGGCGCCCCTGAAGGCACGCAGGTTGAAGTCAAAGAGCTTTTTTTTAATACACCGGTCAGAAAAAAATTTATGAAATCAGTGTCGACGGAGATGGCATATATCTCAGACATTGTAACGAAATTTTCTTTGTGTTATCCCGCGTTGCACTTTAACCTTATTCATAATACTAGAACGGTGTTCAACCTTCCGCCTGTACAGGATGTTGCAGAAAGGATTGTCGCATTTTATGGGGATGAGATGAGAAAGCATCTTATCCCTGTTTTTTTACGAGATGAAAATATTACCATTGAAGGTTATATTATGCCTCCTTTTTACGATAAAAGTAATGCGCGAATGCAGTTTACCTTTCTCAATGGTCGTTTTATTAAGGATAGCGCCATCTTTCGTGCTACGACAGACGCATATCATGGAAAATTAACGCACAGGAGATATCCAGTTGTTTTTCTGTTTTTAAAGATAGAACCGTCGGAGGTAGATGTAAATGTTCATCCAACGAAGATTGAAGTGCGTTTTCGTAATACCAGCGCAATTTATAATTATGTTCTCACTGCACTGAAAGAAGGATTAAGCAAGTCTACGACAAAACCCATTTCAGTTGAATCTTTCGTTCCAAAGAACGAAGAGGACGCAAAAAGAAAATCAGGGAGTGAGTACATACAAAAAAGCTTATGGGAACCATATTCAATTTGCAGGCAAGAAGCATCAAAGGACAGAGGCATCGCATGGACAAAGAGAGATGCGGGGGAGGAAGAGAAAAGATACATTTTAGAAGAAATGGGAGAAAAAAGAAAAAAGTATTTTCAGATGCACAATGCTTTTATTGTTGAGGAGTTGGAGCATGGGTTCAATATTATAGATCAGCATGCTTTGCATGAAATAATTCTGTATCATGAAATTGAAAGGAACATGCACACATCGAAAACATTACGTCAGCGGTTGTTAATACCTGAGTTAATAGAATTAAGTCCCAAGGATTATTTTAATGTTCTTAGCCTGAGAGAGTATCTAGGGGTATTAGGCATTGAGATTGAGGAGTTTGGAAAACATACGTTAACCATTCGTTCCTTTCCACAAATTTTGAAACATGTAGACGGGAAAGGATTTATTGAAAATCTTTTAGCGGAGTTGCATGATGAGGATTACCAGAAGGATAAAGACAGGATTTATCATAAGTTGATTAATGTTATGGCGTGCAGAGGCGCTGTTAAGGCGGGACAGCGCTTAGAATATCGAGAGGTAGAAGAACTTTTGGAGAAGAAAAAAAATATAAATGCTGATACACGGAATTGCCCACATGGCAGGCCTACCACGCTGTATTTTTCGTTAGATGATTTGTTGAGACAATTCAAAAGAAAATAG